The DNA sequence CAGTCTATACGAGGATAAAATAGAACTTTGACTATCTTAAATATTCTTATAAAATCTATCATTCGAGCTAATTTTGCTTGATTCATATAAGTGGAGTACAAAAATAGATTCAAAGATATCATAGTACTATCTTATcaatctataaaaataaaatacctaTATGTTTAAAAACTATACAGAGGATAGCTCTTGATTGAGAGGGTGTTCGGTTGCTCAAGATTAACTTGTCTGAGGAGAAAGATCAATTCAGTACTCACAAGCAAGGACTGATCCTACGTGACATTGTCTTGAAATTAAATACCGAGTCATATCTAATCGTACATCAAAGCAaacaacattttaaaaaaatatcttatctAATCTATCAAAGACCATGATCTTTAGGTTGAATTTAGACTTATTAGATTAACTCAAAAACTTGAGTAAGAGAAAGTGCCAAATTCACtttgaaaaatagtactccctccgtcccagagaagttgacacactttcctttttagtttgtcccacaaaagatgtcacatttccctttttggaaaaagttctctctcacatgaatataaaaattatattttctctctccatttaacacacaaaacaaaacctcctaaaattccGTGTCATTTccaaagtatgccaacttctctgggacggagggagtagtatactCCTAGTACAAATTAGATCTTCCAACTctataataaaactatacttATTTTGCAACAACCAACACACTTATATTTCAAACTAGTAATACACAGTCTAAACAAGTCAAAACAAAACCAGGTAGATTCATGAAAATCAGTTACACAACCATTGGAAATGTGTCATAAGGAAAGATCATTCATACCTGGGAAAATCATCATAGTCAAAAGTTGCAAACCAGATGATATCAATCCTCCCAAAACGAAAAGCCCCTTTCCCTAGTAACACCCCTTATTTCCGGCCGCCGCCGAAATTCAACATCCTTTAACTTGTTCTTGGCTTTGAACCTCTCCTTTTCCCCTACTTTACTAGAGTTAGATCCATTCTCCCTTGATCCAATCACATTGCTTTCACCATTAGCATCATTCTTACTCGCCAACCACTCTTGAATCATAGCATCCACTTTCGGCTCCGGCAACAGATCCTTCTCCTTCATCTCCACATAGTACTTATGAGCCACATCCACCCTCCCATTCAAGAAAAGGCCGTGTATCAGCACAATGTACGAGCTCCTATCCGGGTCGAGCCCATTCCTCCCCATCTCGCCCCACACCTTGAACACATCATCAATCTGGCGCCACCGGCAGAACTTCCTGATCAACATGATGTACGTATCGTGGCTCGGATGGCACCCGGTGGTATGCATTCTCTCCAGAAGCTCAAACACTTGCTCCGTTGTCTTTATAGCGCGGAAGAAGGCGTGGTAGGTCCGGACAGTGGGCGCCACGCCTCTCTCCACCATCTCCTCGAAGGCCCGGTTTGCCTCATTCAAGAGATGCGACTTGCAAAGAGGCATGATCAGCGAGTTGTAAGTGACGGTGTCTGGTGCGATTCCCTCCTCGTCCATCGTCTCCATGAGGGCACGAGCTTCGTCCACGAACCTCCCCTTTGCCAGAGCGTGGATCATTGAGTTGTAGGCCTTCCTATCCGGTTTGATGCCTAAAGATTTCATCTTTTCGTAATGCCTCATCACTGCATTGAGATTCCCCATCTTGGAATAGCAAGACATGATGCTCGAGTACGAGTAGACATCGTGTCGAACCCCTctcttctccatctccatccAAATCCTCCTCCCCTCGCGAAGGCTGCCGATCACATTGCACCAGCCGTTGAGGATGATGTTGAAGCTCTTCGTGTTGAGCGGGTAGGCGGCTTTGTTGCAGAACAGGAGATCCTCTGCATCTTTGACATTTTTGTACCTGCATAGAGCTGAGAGCAGGCCCTGGAATTCGTCGACTCCTATCTCGAGATTGAATCGCCTGAGGCCGTAGAAGGCGCTGATCGCCTTCGCGACGTCGTGCACGGCCGCGTGGCGCCTGATCATGATCAGGATCGTCATTTTCGTGACGAGGGACGCGGCTCTCATTTCCTCGACCAGAGACCACGCGGTGTCGAATTTCCTGAACTTGCCGAGGATGGAGATCATGGAGTGGTACTCGCGCCGCGAATGCGAGTAGCCTGGCTGCTTCCCTGCCCACAGGAAGAAGGTGAACGCCGCCTCCCAGTCGTTCCGCACGCGGGAGAGGACGTTTGCGACGAACTCCGGCGACACACTCAATCCGCATTGCTCCAGCTTTGTGCTCCTTTCCTGCGCACCAGGTGTTCGTAGAATGTCCACAATGGCGTCGAAATCGCGCGAGGAGCTTGGATGGATTGAAATAGCTTCCGTTTCTTCAGCATCGGAGTCGGATCCGGATTCATGCTCCGATCCGCTGTGATTGTGGATTGAGGAAGTGAAGGACGCGGAAATTGAGGGGGTGGCGGCGATGGGGTGTCGAGAGAGAAGGTGCAGAGGGCGGTCTGATTTGATGTACGGCGGTATCCGATTCAATTGGAGATTACCGCGGAGTGCAAGGAGCAGAGTAGGTATCCGGCGAAGACTTGCTCTCATACTTGAAATCAATCGGCAATCAATTTGTGGACAAGCTGTTTGAGGAAACTTGTGAATGACGGAGGTATCAACATTCACGACGCAGATAAGAAGGCGGCTGTGTTGAATACTCCACCGACATATCTCCTCTCTCGCATTTCGTGAAACTGAAGCGCAATGTGAAGTTCACTTGTTCACAACTGTTCAACAAAATGACTCACTGAATCACCAAACCTAACTACCTAAGTATTCAAGGTTTCGAATGTTGGGGATGCTAtcagtatttaattattttaataaataaatatatttaataattaccATTTCTCACACACcataatataaacaaaaaaacttcatattaaataattagattattagtagaaatcacattttttgtataattgtCCCATCGGTAGGTACAAATCGAAActattaatgcaaaattgtaCAATAATTGCAAAAGGTTGAATAAATCGTGGATTTAATGTCTTctcatatttgatttgatcatatttattttgattttcgcaatttttaattttttacaattatcTTATGATAGTAAATAGGAGTTTTTAAACTAGTGGGCAAAATGGATTGACAATTGCGAAAAGTTTATTATAACGACATCAACTTACTACaagtatttatttcatttcgtCACATTAGCTTCGATTTTGacaacttttaattttgaaccATTGTGGATTTGTGGTATTTTACGTTAATCTCATATTtaaactactactattacaacttctatattaaattattatttttaccatataAGAGCTTACTGTACTGTATATTTAGTTGATCATGAATCAAGCTACttaatttcagaaaaaaataactttcatgTTATTGCAGCCATAATATAGATTTCATATTTCACGTCTTTGTCACATAATTGCAGCCATAATACAATATCAAAAGCATCTAAAATTGCGAACAGACTCATGATAGGAGAATTTTAAGCTtggtatcatttttttctttaaacgAACTAAGAAACTTGTGTTCTTGCAAGATCAACCTGAGCTGCTACTTCGTTGATTGCATCGATCACGTCCAATTTTCCCCTACTGAGCGCCTCATCAATCGGACTTTTCTCGTGGCTGATGATAAGCCAACATCACAAGCGATTTAGCTCAGCTAGGAAATTAAGAAAGACAAAtccaaatattgattaaacttgttatagaataaataaacaaacctGTTCAGTGGCGAGATTTCAGCTCCGGAGAGAATCAGACGTTTCACAACCTGCAGAAAACcgaatcatatatataaacttGAATAAATGGATATAACTTGCTCAGCTCATGTTGTAAGTTTGTAACAaggtttatattttataataccTCAATGTGGCCATTTAGACTTGCCCAATGAAGAGGGGTGTTCTTCTCCACGTTACAAGCATTAACATCCTGTtccaaaagaaaaggaaataagaaTTTCTTCTGTCACGACGAAAAAAGAGCATTCATGATTGACAATAAAAAGTAACCAATAAATGAATACATGAGGGGATGGATCATGAATGTAGTTGTTCTCTTCCTCGAATTAAAATGTAGACAATAAAACACCATTTAATTTCTCTATCTCAAAGAAAAGGcaaccaaaaatatgaaagacaAAAAACACTATTTAGTTTCTTTATCTCAAAGAAATGGcaaccaaaaatatgaaagacaaccaaaaatatgaaagacaGAAATCACCATTTAGTTTCTCTATCTCAAAGAAAAGGcaaccaaaaatatgaaaggCAAAAAACACCATGTAGTTTTATGCCAATTCAACCAAACCATGgagaaaatcataaacttaCATCATTGATCACGACGAATACTAAGAAAGGGAGAACACAAACGCACACAAGATAGCATCTTTGTCATTGTCATCTACTACCATTTTCCAAGTTATGACAGATAGCTTTAGGCAACTCCTGGCGGTAACAGTTCCAAGATAAATGTTGTCATCAAGAACCTCCCTCTATACTAAGCAGCTAGATTATACACTTCAATCAAAACTCATGAAACCAGCCTAGAATGTTAGTATGTCCAATGGTATATAGTATCTTATACAAAGCTTTACATGAAGCCAGTCTAGAATGTTACATCACTCAGAAATATCTCATCATACCTATTCAGCCCAAAAGTAGGAAAAgacaaaattattactacttctCAGCAGACAATAAATCAATGacaaaaacaaagtaaaataatcCATTGAAATTCTCGGAATCAAATGTGAAACCAGCAGTCCTCACCACTCCATTGCGGACAAGATAATCAACAATGTCAAGATGCCCATTTGCTGAAGCCATATGTAATGCTGTAGCATTGCAGGAGCAAACAAAATCAGAATATAAACAGAACAAACACCGTAGTTCTAAAACTATCGAACGTAAACTGTATCATTAATCAACGAAAGAAAGTAGCTAGAGAATGTCACAGTAATAACCTGTACGGCCTTCTGAATCCTTCGAATCCAGAGAAACACCAGAAGATGCTATGCTCTTGAGATCGTCTATATCATCATACCTAGCAGCCTGTTCATGAAATCTAGGAGAGTCaaacatccaaaaatataaacacaacaGAATCACAATTTTTTAGAGTACATGATTGGCAGATATAAACAGCTCAAAATTGTACTTAGATCAACATTACTAGCTGACAGTAACTAGTAAGAGACTTTCAATATCTGAAAACTACACCAGTAAGAAATTCGAAAAATACTCAACTCAATCTGAGAAAACCTAGCAAAGCAATAACAAACAAAGTAACATACAGATACAGAGAGCAGTTTGCAAATAAAATTGGGCAAATTCTGCATATCATCAAACTATAAGAACTAATGCACTATAAAGCGTGTTGCAGAGATATCAAGCTATCACAGCCTGAAAGAGTAAATAAATTCCGATGAAACTCAATAAACTACTACATTTGGTAACTGTTTTTGCTAAATCCTTcgtgaatatttaattaacaacaCAACAGAAagcaaaaaaaaggaaacaattGATCGGATGAGGTGGAGTACCTCAAGCAAAGCGTCGACGGTCTCCGCCGTCGCATCTTGTGGCGGCTGCTCCGCTGATTTCACCGGCGCTCCCATTCTGAGTTTGTTAGTGCGATTGAAAGGGTCGGCCCTAACAAAATAGTGTTGGATTCGGCCCGACCCGACCCGCAACATGTGATATGGGTCAtgaagtttattaaaaataaataaggttGAGGGCATTATCGACATTGCACACCGACGATATAGGATCTTCATTCCACTGGTTGTCGTTAAACTATAAAAACGATTGCCACTTCCACCAGCAACTGCCTTCCACCCCTTTTCAGATCTGCTCTTTTCTCTGGAATTCCCTCTCCTTTCGACTCAGATCTCACTCCTTGTTGCTTCACTCAAAAGGTGAtctaatttgatattttcaatcTTAACAGTTTTTTTAAGTACATTTTCAGTTCTGGTGTGTGTGTGGTGATATTTAATGTGATCAAGTTTCGGAAGTTGAAAGCATCGTGAATTCGGAATGCAGgaggaaaatttgaaattgattatgGCTGTACGAAGACCTGGCGTAATTGCTCTTTTTGATGTCGATGGCACGCTCACTGCTCCCAGGAAGGTGtgtaaattgatttatttttcttatttgttcTGCTTTCCGATTTCTAAATTCTGTAATCTCTACGGGATTTGACTTAAAATGTTGGTACAATTTCACAGCTAAGTTGATATAATTGGCGATTAGTGTTAAACATGTGAAACTCCTTTGCTCGAGCTGAAACTTTAGAGATGACTGATGAGGATTTGAAACTAATAGTGTGGATAGTCCATCACGAATTTTGCGAATGCCTGGTTTCCTTGAACTAGTTAAAGCGTATGAGTAGTTTTGAAGTTGCACTATCTCTACTTTTAGTAGAACCTTCATAAATTAATGATCTGTAATTTAGTAACCTTTATAATGTACTCATTACTTTTATGATCCCTGTGAACTttgaaatgatgaaatatATCTTTTCGTCAATAGACTATTAGTGAATAGTCTTTATAGAGATATTAGTTGATAgaaataagttaaataatagtactatctCTTATTGGGGTCTTAGAGTTTGCATCTATTCACTCTTGTTCAGTTACATGTTATTATGTTGAGTTGATTTAGCGTTTTTGCAACTTTTTTTGCTGCAGGGGGCTACTCCTGAGATGTTAGAGTTCATGAGGAACCTTAGAAAggtacttcatttttattttttctttcaggCTGCATAAAATTTCGCTGTTAGAGTAAAACATATCCAGTAGAGGAAAACATGACAATGTTATTCAAACTTTGTACTTATCTCTTCACAGGTTGTAACCATTGGCGTTGTTGGAGGTTCTGATTTTGTTAAGATAGCAGAGCAGCTTGGAAAAACAGGTCACATACACTTAAATCTTGAAATCCCTCACTTAGATCCTGATCCCTGATAGCAGATCATCTTTGCGTGATTTTACTTCATCTTAATTGTAGAGATATGATTTCTTGTTTCTATGCAGTTACTGATGACTATGATTACATGTTTGCTGAGAATGGCCTTGTTGCTTACAAGGATGGAAAGTTAATTGGAACACAGGTATTGTCTAAGACTCAAAACATATCATCTCTGCT is a window from the Salvia hispanica cultivar TCC Black 2014 chromosome 1, UniMelb_Shisp_WGS_1.0, whole genome shotgun sequence genome containing:
- the LOC125211584 gene encoding pentatricopeptide repeat-containing protein At5g15010, mitochondrial translates to MRASLRRIPTLLLALRGNLQLNRIPPYIKSDRPLHLLSRHPIAATPSISASFTSSIHNHSGSEHESGSDSDAEETEAISIHPSSSRDFDAIVDILRTPGAQERSTKLEQCGLSVSPEFVANVLSRVRNDWEAAFTFFLWAGKQPGYSHSRREYHSMISILGKFRKFDTAWSLVEEMRAASLVTKMTILIMIRRHAAVHDVAKAISAFYGLRRFNLEIGVDEFQGLLSALCRYKNVKDAEDLLFCNKAAYPLNTKSFNIILNGWCNVIGSLREGRRIWMEMEKRGVRHDVYSYSSIMSCYSKMGNLNAVMRHYEKMKSLGIKPDRKAYNSMIHALAKGRFVDEARALMETMDEEGIAPDTVTYNSLIMPLCKSHLLNEANRAFEEMVERGVAPTVRTYHAFFRAIKTTEQVFELLERMHTTGCHPSHDTYIMLIRKFCRWRQIDDVFKVWGEMGRNGLDPDRSSYIVLIHGLFLNGRVDVAHKYYVEMKEKDLLPEPKVDAMIQEWLASKNDANGESNVIGSRENGSNSSKVGEKERFKAKNKLKDVEFRRRPEIRGVTRERGFSFWED
- the LOC125215396 gene encoding ankyrin repeat domain-containing protein 2A-like; translation: MGAPVKSAEQPPQDATAETVDALLEAARYDDIDDLKSIASSGVSLDSKDSEGRTALHMASANGHLDIVDYLVRNGVDVNACNVEKNTPLHWASLNGHIEVVKRLILSGAEISPLNSHEKSPIDEALSRGKLDVIDAINEVAAQVDLARTQVS